Proteins encoded in a region of the Leptolyngbya subtilissima AS-A7 genome:
- a CDS encoding phospholipid carrier-dependent glycosyltransferase, whose translation MIRRVPLWGWMLGLGALALSLRLVGLGRIHGLVFDEIYYVPFSLDYLQGTPSFDAHPPLAKYLIALGIWIGQWPVAWLGWPTVEVEGALVSPLAFRWLNAIVGATIPVLLAALAFALSHDYPPQRHRTFALVAGLLMTMEGLTLVESRLALINIYGLALGLLGQWAWVRAGQAQHSSRWRWVAGIALGAAISVKWNWAGLWLGLLLWEILTSDGEAPLPKSLSPGERDFEVFSGAPSPLGRRGWGMRGNRWRMRAAYLGVIPLATYLLLWLPHLALTGESLVGIHRRLWSTHQSIAAGAGHDYCSPWHSWPLMMRPVAYFYERADGIATTIHAMGNPVLWWLGTAAVLALGLGWLSRRVTGENRGVRSPSNAVVLFILLNYLANWLPWALVSRCTFLYHAMGMAAVSTLGLAWLMAQWWQHPRDRPLALVLLGAIALSFLFWLPLYLGTPLSLEALHRRWLLPGWI comes from the coding sequence GTGATTCGTCGGGTGCCTCTCTGGGGTTGGATGCTGGGGTTGGGGGCGCTCGCCCTCAGCCTGCGCCTGGTTGGCCTGGGCCGCATCCATGGCCTAGTCTTCGACGAGATCTACTACGTCCCCTTCTCGCTCGACTATTTACAGGGAACGCCCAGCTTCGACGCCCACCCGCCCTTGGCCAAATACCTAATCGCCTTGGGCATTTGGATTGGGCAGTGGCCCGTTGCCTGGCTGGGTTGGCCCACGGTGGAGGTAGAGGGTGCTTTGGTCAGTCCGCTGGCCTTTCGCTGGCTGAATGCGATCGTGGGCGCAACAATTCCGGTACTGTTGGCGGCGCTGGCCTTTGCCCTCAGCCATGACTATCCACCCCAGCGCCATCGCACCTTCGCCCTGGTGGCCGGATTGCTAATGACGATGGAAGGGCTGACTCTAGTAGAGTCGCGCCTGGCGTTGATCAATATTTACGGGCTGGCCCTGGGGCTGCTGGGCCAGTGGGCATGGGTCAGGGCAGGTCAGGCCCAACATTCCTCGCGCTGGCGCTGGGTAGCAGGCATCGCCCTGGGGGCCGCCATCAGCGTGAAGTGGAACTGGGCAGGACTGTGGCTGGGCCTGCTGCTGTGGGAAATTCTCACAAGCGATGGGGAAGCCCCTCTCCCTAAATCCCTCTCCCCAGGGGAGAGGGACTTTGAAGTTTTCTCTGGCGCCCCTTCTCCCTTAGGGAGAAGGGGCTGGGGGATGAGGGGCAACCGCTGGCGCATGCGGGCGGCCTACCTAGGCGTGATTCCCTTGGCGACCTACCTGCTGCTGTGGCTGCCCCATCTAGCGTTAACGGGCGAATCGCTAGTGGGCATTCACCGTCGCCTTTGGTCTACCCACCAATCGATCGCAGCGGGGGCAGGTCACGATTACTGCTCGCCTTGGCACAGCTGGCCACTGATGATGCGCCCGGTAGCCTACTTTTACGAACGCGCTGACGGCATAGCCACGACCATCCACGCGATGGGGAACCCAGTGTTGTGGTGGCTGGGGACAGCGGCTGTATTAGCTCTGGGCCTGGGCTGGCTGAGTCGGCGAGTGACGGGTGAAAATCGCGGGGTTAGGTCCCCAAGCAATGCCGTAGTGCTGTTTATTCTGCTTAACTACCTAGCGAACTGGCTGCCCTGGGCGCTGGTGAGTCGCTGCACGTTTCTGTATCATGCGATGGGCATGGCGGCGGTTAGCACCTTGGGGCTAGCGTGGCTAATGGCGCAGTGGTGGCAGCACCCTCGCGATCGCCCGCTGGCTCTGGTGCTGCTGGGGGCGATCGCCCTCAGCTTTCTTTTCTGGCTCCCCCTTTACCTCGGCACTCCCCTCTCGCTAGAAGCGCTCCACCGCCGCTGGCTCCTGCCGGGGTGGATCTAG